The Labeo rohita strain BAU-BD-2019 chromosome 19, IGBB_LRoh.1.0, whole genome shotgun sequence genome window below encodes:
- the LOC127181384 gene encoding uncharacterized protein LOC127181384 isoform X2, with product MYAVITFQDSDELMVVPSNWLSSDMKHCYWPPFKSTEKCMEAVQNKLNPETEGKPWEKLRIIFLGQYDTFEMAKEGQKQYKEYKERSYPLDTILPGIKRQKLESTQGMSNNQLQPLLPASPASTSRMSADDKVEILQMLRDIKSKVQQNSTMLKKFKDNTVSEAPSSTFVPSKDIKANLKLPLRTFEDVARTEMELKNATTRKKYIKYFSRLGGFVPKDVIKNIMQQVLTDDLAMQFNWQGRGNKKPFSQLMLTDVIRGPGHEISNVISTSVMDNQPENRETFLIND from the exons ATGTATGCAGTTATTACCTTTCAAGACTCAGATGAGTTGATGGTGGTACCATCAAATTGGTTGAGCTCAGACATGAAACACTGTTACTGGCCTCCATTCAAATCAACAGAGAAGTGCATGGAAGCTGTTCAGAACAAACTTAACCCTGAAACAGAAGGGAAGCCATGGGAGAAACTACGCATTATCTTTCTCGGACAATATG ACACTTTTGAGATGGCAAAAGAGgggcaaaaacaatacaaagaaTATAAAGAACG GTCATATCCATTAGACACTATATTACCTGGAATAAAACGACAGAAACTTGAAAGCACTCAAGGAATGTCAAATAATCAGCTACAACCACTTCTTCCTGCATCACCTGCATCTACATCCAGAATGTCAGCTGATG ACAAGGTTGAAATCCTCCAAATGCTGAGAGACATCAAGAGCAAGGTTCAGCAAAACTCtaccatgttaaaaaaattcaaagacAATACAGTTTCTGAAGCCCCCAGCAGTACATTTGTGCCTTCAAAAGACATTAAAGCAAACCTAAAACTGCCTCTTAGAACCTTTGAAGATGTGGCCAGGACTGAAATGGAGCTCAAGAACGCAACAACACGCAAAAAATAT ataaaatatttttcacggCTTGGAGGTTTCGTGCCCAAGGATGTGATTAAGAATATTATGCAGCAAGTCCTAACAGACGATCTGGCTATGCAGTTCAATTGGCAGGGGAGAGGAAATAAAAAGCCCTTCTCTCAGCTTATGTTAACAGATGTGATCAGAG GTCCTGGGCACGAGATTTCAAATGTGATTTCTACCTCAGTGATGGACAACCAGCCAGAGAACCgtgaaacatttttgattaatgattaa
- the LOC127181384 gene encoding uncharacterized protein LOC127181384 isoform X1: MYAVITFQDSDELMVVPSNWLSSDMKHCYWPPFKSTEKCMEAVQNKLNPETEGKPWEKLRIIFLGQYDTFEMAKEGQKQYKEYKERSYPLDTILPGIKRQKLESTQGMSNNQLQPLLPASPASTSRMSADDKVEILQMLRDIKSKVQQNSTMLKKFKDNTVSEAPSSTFVPSKDIKANLKLPLRTFEDVARTEMELKNATTRKKYIKYFSRLGGFVPKDVIKNIMQQVLTDDLAMQFNWQGRGNKKPFSQLMLTDVIRDAALNRNINRGYCETEIKKYLSYAPGRKKSKEQGGPGHEISNVISTSVMDNQPENRETFLIND; encoded by the exons ATGTATGCAGTTATTACCTTTCAAGACTCAGATGAGTTGATGGTGGTACCATCAAATTGGTTGAGCTCAGACATGAAACACTGTTACTGGCCTCCATTCAAATCAACAGAGAAGTGCATGGAAGCTGTTCAGAACAAACTTAACCCTGAAACAGAAGGGAAGCCATGGGAGAAACTACGCATTATCTTTCTCGGACAATATG ACACTTTTGAGATGGCAAAAGAGgggcaaaaacaatacaaagaaTATAAAGAACG GTCATATCCATTAGACACTATATTACCTGGAATAAAACGACAGAAACTTGAAAGCACTCAAGGAATGTCAAATAATCAGCTACAACCACTTCTTCCTGCATCACCTGCATCTACATCCAGAATGTCAGCTGATG ACAAGGTTGAAATCCTCCAAATGCTGAGAGACATCAAGAGCAAGGTTCAGCAAAACTCtaccatgttaaaaaaattcaaagacAATACAGTTTCTGAAGCCCCCAGCAGTACATTTGTGCCTTCAAAAGACATTAAAGCAAACCTAAAACTGCCTCTTAGAACCTTTGAAGATGTGGCCAGGACTGAAATGGAGCTCAAGAACGCAACAACACGCAAAAAATAT ataaaatatttttcacggCTTGGAGGTTTCGTGCCCAAGGATGTGATTAAGAATATTATGCAGCAAGTCCTAACAGACGATCTGGCTATGCAGTTCAATTGGCAGGGGAGAGGAAATAAAAAGCCCTTCTCTCAGCTTATGTTAACAGATGTGATCAGAG ATGCTGCATTAAACCGAAATATAAACAGGGGTTActgtgaaactgaaataaaaaaatatctgagttacgcACCTGGTCGGAAGAAATCAAAAGAACAAGGAG GTCCTGGGCACGAGATTTCAAATGTGATTTCTACCTCAGTGATGGACAACCAGCCAGAGAACCgtgaaacatttttgattaatgattaa